One Prolixibacteraceae bacterium DNA segment encodes these proteins:
- the rplX gene encoding 50S ribosomal protein L24, which yields MQKKFKIKKGDTVKVIAGSGKGDTGKVLEVNKKTDRVIVEGVNLISKHVKPNAENPQGGIIKKEAGIHISNLMFVDASTKEITRVGRRLNEDGKLVRYSKKSKEEIK from the coding sequence ATGCAAAAAAAGTTTAAAATAAAAAAAGGGGATACCGTTAAGGTTATTGCTGGATCAGGAAAAGGCGATACAGGTAAGGTTCTTGAAGTAAACAAGAAAACCGACCGTGTTATTGTTGAAGGTGTAAACCTTATTTCTAAGCATGTTAAGCCTAATGCCGAAAATCCTCAAGGTGGAATCATCAAGAAAGAAGCTGGAATCCATATTTCTAACTTGATGTTCGTAGATGCGTCTACAAAAGAGATTACTCGTGTTGGTCGCAGACTTAATGAGGATGGTAAATTAGTTCGTTATTCAAAAAAATCAAAAGAGGAGATTAAGTGA
- the rplN gene encoding 50S ribosomal protein L14 — protein MIQQESRCAVADNSGAKEALVIRVLGGTKRRYASVGDQVVVTVKSAIPSGNIKKGTVSKAVVVRTKKEVRRPDGSYIRFDDNAVVLLNAAGEMRGTRIFGPVARELRDNFMKIVSLAPEVL, from the coding sequence ATGATACAACAAGAAAGTAGATGTGCTGTTGCTGATAACAGTGGTGCAAAAGAAGCTTTGGTTATTCGTGTATTAGGTGGTACTAAAAGACGTTATGCCTCTGTAGGTGACCAAGTTGTGGTTACTGTTAAGAGTGCTATTCCTTCTGGTAACATCAAGAAAGGTACTGTTTCTAAAGCAGTTGTGGTACGTACAAAGAAGGAGGTTCGTCGTCCAGATGGATCTTACATTCGTTTTGATGACAATGCAGTTGTTTTGTTGAATGCTGCAGGTGAAATGCGCGGAACTCGTATCTTTGGGCCTGTAGCTCGTGAGTTGCGTGACAACTTCATGAAGATTGTTTCATTAGCACCTGAAGTTTTGTAA
- the rpsQ gene encoding 30S ribosomal protein S17 translates to MERNLRKERIGVVVSNKMDKTITVAVHRKEKHPIYGKFVNKTSKLYAQDDKNDCNIGDTVKVMETRPLSKKKGWRLVEIIERAK, encoded by the coding sequence ATGGAAAGGAACCTTAGAAAAGAACGTATCGGAGTTGTCGTTAGTAACAAAATGGACAAAACCATTACAGTTGCTGTGCATCGCAAAGAGAAGCACCCTATTTACGGAAAATTCGTAAATAAAACTTCTAAATTGTATGCTCAAGACGATAAGAACGATTGTAATATCGGCGATACCGTAAAAGTTATGGAAACTCGTCCTTTAAGTAAGAAAAAAGGATGGAGATTGGTAGAAATTATTGAAAGAGCTAAGTAA
- the rpmC gene encoding 50S ribosomal protein L29 gives MKTSEIKELSTAEIQERIATESEALVRMEMNHAVSPVDNPQSIRASRRTVARLKTILRLRQISETK, from the coding sequence ATGAAAACTTCTGAAATTAAAGAATTAAGTACAGCAGAGATCCAAGAGCGTATCGCAACTGAATCTGAGGCATTGGTTCGAATGGAGATGAATCATGCGGTTAGTCCAGTGGACAACCCGCAAAGTATTCGTGCAAGCCGCAGAACTGTTGCACGTTTGAAGACGATCTTGCGTCTACGTCAAATTAGTGAAACTAAGTAA
- the rplP gene encoding 50S ribosomal protein L16: MLQPKKVKFRRVQKGRMKGNAQRGNQLSFGTFGIKSLQTSWITGRQIEAARIAVTRKMQRQGQIWIRIFPDKPITKKPAEVRMGKGKGAPEAFVAPVTPGRMIIEVDGVPFDLAKEALRLAAQKLPVTTKFVVRRDFVESSNAE, translated from the coding sequence ATGTTACAGCCTAAAAAAGTAAAATTCAGAAGAGTCCAAAAAGGAAGGATGAAGGGGAACGCTCAACGCGGTAACCAACTTTCATTCGGTACTTTTGGTATTAAGTCACTACAGACTTCATGGATTACAGGGCGTCAGATAGAAGCAGCGAGGATTGCCGTAACAAGAAAGATGCAACGTCAAGGACAAATTTGGATTCGTATTTTCCCAGATAAGCCTATTACAAAGAAACCTGCTGAGGTTCGTATGGGTAAGGGTAAAGGTGCTCCAGAGGCGTTTGTTGCTCCTGTTACACCTGGACGTATGATTATCGAGGTTGATGGTGTACCATTTGACCTTGCGAAAGAAGCACTACGTTTAGCTGCTCAGAAGCTACCTGTGACGACAAAATTTGTTGTTCGTCGTGATTTTGTTGAATCATCAAATGCAGAATAA
- the rpsC gene encoding 30S ribosomal protein S3 codes for MGQKVNPIANRLGFIRGWDSNWFGGNDYGDKLAEDFKIRKYLNARLAKASISKIMIERTLKLITITVQTSRPGIIIGKGGQEVDKLKEELKKITKKDVQINIFEIKRPELDAKIVATNIARQIEGRIAYRRAVKMAISSAMRMGAEGIKVQISGRLNGAEMARSEMYKEGRTPLHTLRANIDYALVEALTKTGLLGVKVWICKGEIYGKPELAPVQAPRDNRGGNKRGGFKKRRK; via the coding sequence ATGGGACAAAAAGTTAATCCGATAGCAAACCGATTGGGATTTATCCGAGGATGGGATTCAAACTGGTTCGGAGGAAATGATTACGGAGATAAGCTTGCCGAGGATTTTAAAATTCGTAAGTATTTGAATGCGCGTTTGGCAAAAGCGAGTATTTCAAAAATTATGATTGAGCGTACTCTAAAGCTTATTACTATTACCGTACAAACATCTCGCCCTGGTATTATTATTGGTAAAGGTGGTCAGGAAGTAGATAAGCTTAAAGAAGAGCTTAAGAAGATCACTAAAAAAGATGTTCAGATCAACATTTTTGAAATCAAGAGACCAGAGCTTGATGCTAAGATTGTAGCTACAAATATCGCTCGCCAAATCGAAGGCCGTATCGCTTATCGCCGTGCTGTTAAGATGGCAATTTCTTCAGCAATGAGAATGGGAGCAGAAGGTATTAAGGTTCAGATTTCAGGTCGTCTTAATGGCGCTGAGATGGCACGCTCGGAAATGTACAAAGAAGGTAGAACACCTCTACATACACTTAGAGCAAATATTGACTATGCACTTGTTGAAGCATTGACAAAAACTGGACTCTTAGGGGTTAAAGTTTGGATTTGCAAAGGCGAGATCTATGGAAAACCTGAACTTGCTCCAGTACAAGCTCCACGCGATAACCGTGGTGGTAATAAGCGCGGAGGTTTTAAGAAGCGTAGAAAGTAA
- the rplV gene encoding 50S ribosomal protein L22, whose product MGSRKHNNAIKLKEAKKQQYSAMLRNCPTSPRKMRLVVDMIRGVEVNRALDILKFSSKEASRKVEKLLLSAIANWQAKNEGVRLEESNLYVKEVFVDGGRSLKRIQPAPQGRAHRIRKRSNHVTIRLASNNVVEE is encoded by the coding sequence ATGGGATCAAGAAAACATAATAATGCGATAAAGCTTAAAGAAGCGAAAAAACAACAGTATTCAGCTATGTTGCGTAACTGTCCTACTTCGCCACGCAAAATGCGTTTGGTAGTGGATATGATTCGTGGTGTAGAAGTGAATCGCGCATTAGATATCTTGAAGTTCTCTTCAAAAGAGGCTTCTAGAAAAGTAGAGAAGTTACTTCTTTCTGCTATTGCTAATTGGCAGGCAAAAAACGAAGGAGTTCGTTTGGAAGAGAGTAATTTGTATGTTAAAGAAGTGTTCGTGGATGGTGGACGTTCATTGAAACGAATTCAACCAGCACCTCAAGGACGTGCTCACAGAATTCGTAAGCGTTCGAACCACGTTACTATTCGCTTAGCAAGTAATAATGTTGTTGAAGAATAA
- the rpsS gene encoding 30S ribosomal protein S19 has translation MSRSLKKGPFIDVNLDKKVAALNESGKKTVVKTWARSSMISPDYVGHTVAVHNGNKFIPVYVTENMVGHKFGEFAPTRTFRGHGGNKKK, from the coding sequence ATGAGTCGTTCATTAAAAAAAGGACCTTTTATTGATGTTAACCTTGATAAGAAGGTTGCAGCATTGAATGAGTCAGGTAAAAAGACCGTTGTAAAGACTTGGGCGCGTAGCTCAATGATTTCTCCGGATTATGTCGGACATACTGTTGCAGTGCATAATGGAAACAAATTTATTCCAGTTTATGTGACAGAGAATATGGTGGGACATAAATTTGGAGAATTTGCTCCAACGCGTACTTTCCGCGGTCATGGTGGTAATAAGAAAAAATAG
- the rplB gene encoding 50S ribosomal protein L2 — MAVRKFKPVTPGQRHKIVGVFDTITTDTPEKSLLKPMKKSGGRNSSGKMTMRYIGGGHKRKYRVIDFTRDKDGIPATVQSIQYDPNRTARIALLVYADGEKRYILAPNKLAVGQQLMSGDDVAPEVGNTLPLSNIPLGTIIHNIELHPGQGGVMARSAGSYAQLTSREGRYAIVKLPSGESRMVLTTCRATIGAVSNSDHALERSGKAGRSRWLGRRPRVRGVAMNPVDHPMGGGEGRQSGGHPRSRTGLLAKGFKTRSKKKASNKYIVEKRKK, encoded by the coding sequence ATGGCAGTAAGAAAGTTTAAACCTGTAACTCCCGGTCAGAGACACAAGATCGTTGGTGTTTTTGATACGATTACCACTGACACACCTGAGAAATCATTGTTGAAGCCCATGAAGAAATCCGGAGGTCGTAATAGCTCTGGAAAGATGACAATGAGGTATATAGGTGGAGGGCATAAGAGAAAATATCGTGTTATCGATTTTACAAGAGATAAAGACGGTATCCCTGCGACAGTTCAATCTATTCAGTATGATCCAAACCGTACTGCGCGTATCGCGTTGTTGGTTTATGCTGATGGTGAGAAGCGCTATATTTTAGCACCAAACAAATTAGCTGTTGGACAACAGTTGATGTCTGGTGATGATGTAGCTCCTGAAGTAGGAAACACTCTTCCTCTATCAAATATTCCTCTTGGAACTATTATTCATAATATTGAGCTTCATCCTGGTCAAGGTGGTGTTATGGCTCGTTCAGCGGGATCATATGCACAATTGACTTCACGTGAAGGCAGATATGCTATTGTAAAATTACCTTCGGGCGAGTCTCGTATGGTACTTACTACATGTCGTGCTACAATTGGAGCAGTAAGTAATTCGGATCACGCGTTAGAGCGTTCAGGAAAAGCGGGACGCTCACGTTGGTTGGGACGCCGTCCACGAGTTCGTGGTGTGGCAATGAACCCAGTTGATCACCCAATGGGTGGTGGTGAAGGACGTCAGTCTGGAGGTCACCCAAGATCACGTACGGGTCTATTGGCTAAAGGCTTCAAAACTCGTTCGAAGAAAAAAGCTTCGAATAAGTATATTGTAGAAAAAAGAAAGAAGTAA
- the rplW gene encoding 50S ribosomal protein L23, giving the protein MNVLVRPIVTEKMTEQQETLNSYGFVVLKSADKGQIKRAIEAMYGVEVDSVNTMVYAGKRKMRYTKTGVQNGKTASFKKAIVTLKEGGVIDFYSNI; this is encoded by the coding sequence ATGAATGTTTTAGTTCGACCTATAGTAACAGAAAAAATGACGGAGCAGCAAGAGACTTTGAACTCTTACGGTTTCGTTGTTTTGAAGAGTGCAGATAAAGGCCAGATCAAAAGAGCCATAGAAGCTATGTATGGGGTTGAAGTTGACTCTGTTAATACTATGGTTTATGCAGGAAAGCGTAAGATGCGTTACACCAAAACTGGTGTGCAAAACGGTAAAACTGCATCTTTTAAGAAGGCGATCGTTACCTTAAAAGAAGGTGGCGTAATTGATTTTTACAGCAATATTTAA
- the rplD gene encoding 50S ribosomal protein L4 encodes MEISVLNLAGQETGRKVELNDAIFAIEPNDHSIYLDVKQFLANQRQGTHKSKERADISGSTRKIKKQKGTGTARAGSIKSPVFRGGGRAFGPRPRNYGFKLNKKVKVLARKSALTYKASEGAIKVLEDFTFESPKTKEMVSLQKNLNINDKKSLIVLSDANKNIYLSTRNLQNVDVIVVSDLNTYDVLRAKNIFFVESSVNKLEEVFNI; translated from the coding sequence ATGGAAATTAGTGTATTAAATCTAGCAGGACAAGAGACAGGTCGCAAAGTTGAATTAAATGATGCGATCTTCGCTATCGAACCAAATGATCACTCGATCTATTTGGATGTAAAACAGTTCTTGGCTAATCAACGTCAAGGGACTCATAAGTCTAAAGAGCGCGCTGATATTTCTGGTTCAACAAGAAAGATCAAAAAACAAAAAGGTACTGGTACTGCTCGTGCGGGTAGTATCAAGTCTCCAGTTTTCCGTGGTGGTGGACGTGCTTTCGGGCCTCGTCCAAGAAACTATGGTTTCAAGTTGAATAAGAAAGTGAAAGTTTTAGCTCGTAAATCTGCTTTAACATATAAGGCAAGCGAGGGAGCTATTAAAGTTCTAGAAGATTTTACTTTTGAGTCTCCAAAGACGAAAGAAATGGTTTCTTTGCAGAAGAATTTGAATATTAATGATAAAAAGTCGTTAATTGTTTTATCTGATGCAAATAAAAACATATATTTGTCGACCAGAAATTTACAGAATGTAGATGTTATTGTAGTATCTGACTTGAATACTTACGATGTTCTACGTGCGAAAAACATCTTTTTCGTAGAAAGTTCTGTGAATAAGTTGGAGGAAGTATTTAATATTTAA
- the rplC gene encoding 50S ribosomal protein L3, which yields MMSGLIGKKIGMTSVFSVEGKNIPCTVIEAGPCVVTQVRTEEVDGYAAVQLGFEDKKEKHATKAEQGHAKKANTAPKKKVVEFSAEGMDFQLGDVVTLDVFSTDGWVDVSGISKGKGFQGVVKRHGFAGVGQATHGQHNRLRAPGSIGAASYPARVFKGMRMAGRDGGKTVKVESLKVLKVIPESNLLIVKGSVPGAKGSYLIIEQ from the coding sequence ATTATGTCTGGATTAATTGGAAAAAAAATCGGAATGACTTCCGTATTCAGTGTTGAGGGGAAGAATATTCCATGCACTGTGATTGAGGCTGGTCCTTGTGTTGTAACTCAGGTTCGTACTGAAGAAGTAGATGGTTATGCTGCTGTTCAGTTGGGTTTTGAGGACAAAAAAGAGAAGCATGCTACTAAAGCAGAGCAAGGTCACGCTAAAAAAGCGAACACTGCTCCTAAGAAAAAGGTAGTTGAGTTTTCTGCAGAAGGTATGGATTTTCAGCTTGGTGATGTTGTAACCCTTGATGTATTTAGTACAGATGGATGGGTTGACGTTTCAGGTATCTCTAAAGGTAAAGGTTTTCAAGGTGTAGTTAAGCGTCATGGTTTCGCTGGAGTAGGTCAAGCTACTCACGGTCAGCATAACCGTTTGAGAGCACCAGGTTCTATTGGAGCGGCTTCTTACCCAGCACGTGTATTTAAAGGTATGCGTATGGCAGGTCGTGATGGTGGCAAGACTGTTAAGGTTGAAAGCTTGAAAGTTTTGAAAGTAATACCTGAGAGTAACTTGTTAATTGTTAAAGGTTCCGTTCCTGGAGCTAAAGGGTCTTACTTAATAATTGAGCAGTAA
- the rpsJ gene encoding 30S ribosomal protein S10, whose translation MSQRIRIKLKSYDHNLVDKSAEKIVKTVKTTGAVVSGPIPLPTHKRIFTVLRSTFVNKKSREQFELSTYKRLIDIYSSTAKTIDALMKLELPSGVEVEIKL comes from the coding sequence ATGAGTCAAAGAATCAGGATTAAATTAAAGTCTTACGATCACAATCTTGTAGACAAATCAGCTGAGAAGATTGTTAAAACAGTTAAAACTACTGGTGCTGTAGTTAGTGGTCCTATTCCACTTCCAACACACAAACGTATCTTTACTGTTTTGCGTTCAACTTTCGTGAACAAGAAATCACGTGAGCAGTTTGAGTTGTCAACTTACAAGCGTTTGATCGACATTTACAGTTCTACTGCAAAAACCATTGATGCACTTATGAAACTTGAGTTGCCAAGTGGTGTTGAAGTAGAAATTAAACTTTAA
- the fusA gene encoding elongation factor G: protein MARDLKFTRNIGIMAHIDAGKTTTTERILFYTGRTHKIGEVHDGAATMDWMEQEQERGITITSAATYTEWNYAGDTHQINIIDTPGHVDFTVEVERSLRVLDGTVATFCAVGGVEAQSETVWRQADKYGVPKIAYVNKMDRSGADFFNVINDVKTKLGANPVAIQLPIGSEETFKGIVDLVKMKAIVWHDETMGADYSVEEIPADMVDQANEYREMLVEAVAVQDEALMERFFEDPDSITEEMMYDVIRKATIAGDVVPMMCGSSFKNKGVQTLLDAVCLYLPSPLDKGETVGTSLDDDSEITRKPDATEPLSALAFKIATDPFVGRLCFIRVYSGVIDSGSYVFNARTGKKERISRLFQMHSNKQEAREKIEAGDICAAVGFKDIRTGDTLCALDAPMVLEQMTFPDPVIGVAIEPKTQKDMDKMGMGLAKLSEEDPTFQVNTDEDSGQTIIRGMGELHLEIIIDRLKREFKVECNQGEPQVSYKETIRSEVALRETFKKQSGGRGKFADIHVRVAPVEDETFVGLEFVDKIKGGTIPKEFIPSVKKGFEEAMANGPLAGYPVESLKVTLYDGSFHQVDSDQLSFELVGRQAFKSAASQASPALLEPMMALEIVTPEEYMGDIISDLNRRRGQVESMDSRGTARVLKAKVPLSEQFGYVTTLRSLSSGRATSSMTFSHYEEVPKNIAIEVLENVKGRTDLL, encoded by the coding sequence ATGGCTAGAGATTTAAAATTTACTAGAAATATCGGTATCATGGCTCACATTGATGCTGGTAAGACTACCACTACAGAACGTATTTTGTTCTATACTGGTAGAACTCACAAAATTGGTGAGGTGCACGATGGTGCAGCTACAATGGATTGGATGGAGCAAGAGCAGGAGCGTGGTATTACTATTACTTCTGCTGCGACATATACTGAGTGGAATTATGCCGGTGACACGCACCAGATTAATATCATCGATACTCCGGGTCACGTTGACTTTACTGTTGAAGTAGAGCGTTCATTACGTGTTTTGGATGGTACAGTAGCTACATTCTGTGCTGTTGGTGGTGTTGAGGCTCAATCAGAGACTGTTTGGCGTCAAGCTGATAAGTACGGTGTGCCTAAGATTGCTTACGTAAACAAGATGGACCGTTCTGGTGCCGATTTTTTTAACGTTATTAATGATGTTAAAACTAAATTAGGTGCAAATCCTGTGGCTATTCAGTTGCCTATTGGTTCTGAAGAGACTTTCAAAGGGATTGTTGACCTTGTGAAAATGAAAGCAATTGTTTGGCATGATGAAACTATGGGAGCGGATTACTCTGTTGAGGAGATTCCTGCTGATATGGTGGATCAAGCTAATGAATATAGAGAAATGTTGGTTGAAGCTGTAGCTGTTCAGGATGAAGCTTTGATGGAGCGTTTCTTTGAAGATCCTGATAGCATCACTGAAGAGATGATGTATGATGTGATTCGTAAAGCTACTATTGCTGGAGATGTAGTTCCAATGATGTGTGGTTCTTCATTCAAAAACAAAGGTGTTCAGACTCTTCTAGATGCTGTTTGTTTGTATTTGCCATCTCCACTTGATAAAGGGGAGACTGTAGGTACTTCTTTGGATGATGATTCTGAAATTACTCGTAAACCAGATGCTACTGAGCCTTTGTCTGCATTGGCATTTAAAATTGCAACTGACCCATTCGTAGGTCGCTTGTGTTTTATTCGTGTGTACTCTGGTGTTATTGATTCAGGTTCTTATGTGTTTAATGCACGTACTGGAAAGAAAGAGCGTATTTCTCGTCTTTTCCAAATGCACTCAAACAAGCAAGAGGCAAGAGAGAAAATTGAGGCTGGTGATATCTGTGCTGCAGTAGGATTTAAAGACATTCGTACAGGAGATACATTGTGTGCATTGGATGCTCCAATGGTTCTTGAGCAGATGACTTTCCCTGATCCTGTGATCGGTGTAGCAATTGAGCCTAAGACTCAAAAGGATATGGATAAGATGGGTATGGGGCTTGCTAAGCTTTCTGAAGAAGATCCAACTTTCCAGGTTAATACTGATGAAGATTCAGGACAAACTATTATCCGTGGTATGGGTGAGCTTCACTTGGAGATTATTATTGATCGTCTTAAGCGTGAGTTTAAGGTGGAATGTAATCAAGGTGAACCACAAGTATCATATAAAGAAACTATTCGTTCAGAAGTTGCTTTGCGTGAAACATTCAAAAAGCAGTCGGGTGGACGTGGTAAATTTGCGGATATTCATGTGCGTGTAGCACCTGTTGAAGATGAGACTTTTGTTGGTCTTGAGTTCGTGGATAAAATTAAGGGTGGTACTATTCCTAAGGAATTTATCCCATCTGTAAAGAAAGGTTTCGAAGAGGCTATGGCGAATGGTCCTTTGGCTGGTTATCCTGTTGAGAGTTTAAAAGTGACTCTTTATGATGGATCTTTCCACCAGGTCGATTCAGATCAGTTGTCTTTCGAATTGGTAGGTCGTCAAGCATTTAAGAGTGCTGCATCTCAAGCTTCTCCAGCATTATTGGAGCCAATGATGGCACTAGAAATTGTTACTCCTGAAGAGTATATGGGTGATATTATCTCTGACTTAAACCGCCGTCGTGGTCAAGTAGAGAGCATGGATTCTCGTGGTACTGCTCGTGTATTGAAGGCAAAAGTGCCTCTTTCAGAGCAATTCGGTTATGTAACTACTTTGCGTTCATTGTCTTCTGGTCGTGCAACTTCTTCAATGACTTTCTCTCATTATGAGGAGGTACCAAAGAACATCGCAATTGAGGTGTTGGAGAATGTGAAAGGTCGAACAGATTTGTTGTAA
- the rpsG gene encoding 30S ribosomal protein S7, producing the protein MRKSKPKKRVLLPDPKFNDTMVTRFVNDLMQDGKKSVAFRIFYDALDIVDSRMKNEELSSLEIWKKAIQNITPGVEVKSRRVGGSTFQVPMEIRPERKLAIGVKNLILFARKRSGKTMADKLAAEIMAAFNEEGGAYKKREDTHRMAEANRAFAHFRF; encoded by the coding sequence ATGAGAAAGTCAAAACCAAAAAAGAGGGTCCTTTTACCGGATCCAAAATTTAACGATACCATGGTAACTAGGTTCGTTAATGACTTGATGCAAGATGGTAAGAAAAGTGTGGCATTCCGCATTTTTTATGATGCACTTGACATTGTTGATAGTCGCATGAAAAATGAAGAATTGTCTTCACTAGAGATTTGGAAAAAAGCAATCCAAAATATTACTCCTGGTGTTGAGGTTAAGAGCCGTCGTGTTGGTGGTTCTACATTCCAGGTGCCAATGGAGATTCGTCCAGAACGTAAATTGGCTATCGGAGTTAAAAACTTGATTTTGTTTGCTCGTAAGCGTTCAGGTAAAACAATGGCCGATAAATTGGCTGCTGAGATTATGGCTGCGTTCAACGAAGAGGGTGGAGCTTATAAGAAAAGAGAAGATACTCATAGAATGGCAGAGGCTAACCGTGCGTTTGCTCATTTCCGTTTCTAA
- the rpsL gene encoding 30S ribosomal protein S12 codes for MPTIQQLVRKGRTSKVENSKSPALDACPQRRGVCVRVYTTTPKKPNSAMRKVARVRLTNGKEVNAYIPGEGHNLQEHSIVLVRGGRVKDLPGVRYHLVRGALDTAGVEGRLQRRSKYGAKRPKKK; via the coding sequence ATGCCTACTATTCAACAGTTAGTACGTAAAGGACGTACAAGCAAAGTGGAGAATAGCAAATCTCCAGCGTTGGATGCTTGTCCACAGCGTCGCGGGGTTTGTGTGCGTGTGTATACAACTACTCCTAAGAAGCCAAACTCAGCAATGAGAAAAGTTGCAAGGGTTCGTCTAACAAACGGAAAAGAAGTGAACGCTTATATTCCAGGAGAAGGACACAACTTGCAAGAACACTCAATCGTATTGGTACGTGGTGGTCGTGTTAAAGACTTACCAGGTGTGCGTTATCACTTAGTTCGTGGTGCGTTAGATACAGCAGGTGTTGAGGGACGTCTTCAGCGTCGTTCTAAGTATGGAGCGAAAAGACCTAAGAAGAAGTAA